One genomic window of Metopolophium dirhodum isolate CAU chromosome 4, ASM1992520v1, whole genome shotgun sequence includes the following:
- the LOC132943930 gene encoding 52 kDa repressor of the inhibitor of the protein kinase-like, which translates to MSGQFNGVRSHISQLYPMATYVHCTAHTLNLAVSKSCTIQPIRNCLGTIGKSRDFFVYPKRKNILSQAIEDFNGTINAKTLKRNCATRWIERFHSVHDFIELLECVVDSLDTISSWADGDTSSQANNLKNSILQGEFIISLLVLSKIFAVGLPLSKQFQSVAIDLREAMILANATLSELKTIRSNIDEYFHEIYTKASVLAQELCFSISLPRIARKQKNRDNYSVNTPEEYFKITIFIPYLELFINEIESRFIEHQKTLKGFQNLFPKTSEMTTLEKDEFISLIDFYNDDLADNNKDILVSELKLWRRKILALDKQPTNAMDALVICNNMYPNIYKLLQILATLPVSTASSERSFSSLKRIKTYLRNTMSEKRLNGLAMLSIHRSISVDAKEVLDELSINKRRVDFIL; encoded by the exons ATGTCTGGACAATTTAATGGTGTTAGGTCACATATTTCTCAATTGTATCCGATGGCAACTTATGTTCACTGTACAGCACACACCCTTAACTTGGCAGTATCTAAATCTTGTACAATACAACCAATTAGAAACTGCTTGGGTACGATTGGAAAATCACGAGATTTCTTTGTATACCCCAaacgaaaaaatatactttCACAAGCAATCGAAGACTTTAATGGAACAATTAatgcaaaaacattaaaacgcaACTGTGCTACAAGATGGATcgaacgttttcattcagttcACGATTTTATCGAACTTTTGGAATGTGTCGTTGATTCCTTAGACACTATTAGTAGTTGGGCCGATGGTGATACCTCAAGTCaagcaaataatttaaaaaattcaatctTACAAGGAGAGTTTATCATATCACTTTTGGTTTTATCGAAAATATTTGCAGTTGGATTGCCACTATCTAAACAATTCCAAAGCGTTGCCATTGATTTAAGAGAAGCTATGATATTAGCTAATGCGACACTGTctgaattaaaaacaattcgAAGTAACATTGatgaatattttcatgaaaTCTATACAAAAGCATCTGTTCTAGCTCAGGAGTTGTGTTTTTCAATATCATTACCTCGAATTGCacgtaaacaaaaaaacagagATAACTATTCAGTGAACACGCctgaagaatattttaaaataacaatattcataCCTTATTTAGAATTGTTTATTAACGAAATTGAATCGAGATTTATTGAACATCAGAAAACATTAAAAGGATTTCAAAACTTATTTCCAAAAACGTCAGAAATGACAACACTTGAAAAAGATGAATTTATTAGTttgatagatttttataatgatGATTTGGCAGATAACAATAAAGATATTTTGGTATCTGAGTTAAAACTTTGGCGACGTAAAATACTTGCACTAGATAAACAACCTACAAATGCTATGGATGCTTTAGTTATCTGCAATAACATGTAtccaaatatatacaaattactacAAATTTTAGCAACACTACCTGTTTCAACAGCTTCATCCGAAAGATCTTTTTCATCATTAAAGAGAATTAAGACGTACCTAAGGAATACAATGTCagag aaaagatTAAATGGTTTGGCAATGCTCTCCATTCATCGTTCAATATCAGTAGATGCAAAGGAAGTGTTGGACGAATTATCTATTAACAAACGTCGAgtggattttattttatga